The following proteins are encoded in a genomic region of Streptococcus cristatus AS 1.3089:
- a CDS encoding ABC transporter permease, whose translation MLDYFSQKNWILLRELVKTDFKLRYQGSFIGHLWSILKPLMLFTIMYLVFVRFLRFDDGTPHYAVSLLLGMVTWNFFSEATNMGMMSIVARGDLLRKLNFSKSIIVFSAITGAAINYAINLLVVFAFALINGVSITLGWLVIIPLFLELVLISAGFAFMLATLFVKYRDIGPIWEVVLQAGLYATPIIYSLTYILKGGHVLVAKLMMLNPMAQIIQDLRHFIVFSGSTRGWDLMDHYWIALIPYLLPVVIFGLGYYIFNKNAKRFAEIL comes from the coding sequence ATGCTAGATTATTTTAGCCAAAAAAACTGGATTCTCTTGAGAGAATTGGTTAAAACAGACTTCAAATTGCGTTATCAAGGCAGTTTCATTGGGCATTTGTGGTCGATTTTAAAACCCTTAATGCTTTTTACCATTATGTATCTTGTTTTCGTTCGTTTCCTGCGTTTTGATGATGGGACGCCTCATTATGCAGTATCGCTTCTCTTAGGGATGGTGACTTGGAACTTTTTCTCAGAAGCGACCAATATGGGCATGATGTCCATTGTTGCTCGAGGGGACTTACTGCGAAAACTGAATTTTTCTAAATCAATTATCGTTTTTTCAGCTATTACTGGTGCAGCGATTAACTATGCGATCAATTTGTTGGTTGTTTTTGCTTTTGCTCTGATTAATGGAGTATCAATCACGCTAGGATGGCTAGTTATTATCCCGCTTTTTCTGGAATTAGTTTTGATTTCAGCTGGTTTTGCCTTTATGTTGGCGACACTTTTTGTTAAATATCGTGATATTGGACCCATTTGGGAAGTAGTGCTGCAGGCAGGCCTGTATGCGACACCGATTATTTATTCACTGACTTATATCCTGAAGGGTGGGCATGTTTTGGTCGCTAAGCTGATGATGCTGAATCCAATGGCTCAGATTATTCAAGATCTTCGTCATTTTATCGTTTTCTCAGGCAGTACTCGGGGCTGGGATTTGATGGACCATTACTGGATTGCTCTGATTCCTTATTTATTGCCAGTAGTGATATTTGGACTTGGATATTATATCTTTAATAAAAATGCTAAGAGATTTGCGGAGATTCTATAA
- a CDS encoding ABC transporter ATP-binding protein produces MSNNIAVKVDHVSKFFKLPTESTQSLRTSLVNRFRGIKGYKEQNVLKDISFEVEKGDFYGIVGRNGSGKSTLLKIISEIYIPEKGTVTIDGKLVSFIELGVGFNPELTGRENVYMNGAMLGFSTEEVDAMYDDIVEFAELGEFMNQKLKNYSSGMQVRLAFSVAIKAQGDILILDEVLAVGDEAFQRKCNDYFMERKHSGKTTILVTHDMNAVKKYCNKAVLIENGLVKVVGNPDDVANQYSLDNATDTKAMNEDYVAEKESEAVSDLEVRLLSSPQTAPTEEIEFEISYQVNQNMATYIAFSLTDIDRTIWLYNDNSMDNLTEGTGKKTLKYKCHLSQINHAKLKLQVSVRDEENQILAFADSKNTPVLIISRRDIEDGDTSAKDSATGLIQRNGVWEISQ; encoded by the coding sequence ATGTCAAATAATATTGCAGTAAAAGTTGACCATGTTAGTAAGTTTTTTAAACTGCCAACAGAGTCAACACAAAGTTTAAGAACAAGTCTAGTCAACCGCTTTCGGGGAATCAAAGGTTACAAAGAGCAGAATGTTCTTAAGGATATTTCCTTTGAAGTGGAAAAGGGAGATTTCTATGGAATTGTTGGCCGTAATGGTTCTGGCAAGTCCACTCTTCTTAAAATTATCTCAGAGATTTATATTCCCGAAAAGGGCACAGTGACCATCGATGGCAAATTGGTTTCTTTTATCGAGTTGGGTGTCGGCTTCAATCCAGAGCTGACCGGCCGGGAAAATGTCTATATGAATGGCGCTATGCTGGGCTTCTCAACTGAAGAAGTAGATGCCATGTACGATGATATCGTGGAGTTTGCTGAGCTGGGTGAGTTTATGAATCAAAAACTTAAAAATTATTCTAGCGGGATGCAGGTTCGCTTGGCTTTTTCAGTTGCAATCAAGGCTCAAGGGGACATTCTGATTTTGGATGAGGTTCTGGCTGTGGGGGACGAAGCCTTTCAGCGCAAGTGTAATGATTATTTCATGGAACGGAAGCATTCAGGAAAGACAACTATTTTAGTAACTCACGATATGAATGCCGTCAAAAAGTATTGTAATAAAGCTGTTTTGATTGAAAATGGATTAGTCAAAGTTGTCGGAAATCCAGATGATGTAGCTAACCAATACAGTCTGGATAATGCAACTGACACAAAAGCCATGAACGAAGATTATGTCGCTGAAAAGGAATCTGAGGCAGTATCTGATTTAGAGGTTCGTCTACTAAGCTCTCCTCAGACAGCACCAACTGAAGAAATTGAATTTGAAATTAGCTATCAAGTCAATCAGAATATGGCAACCTACATAGCTTTTTCACTGACTGATATTGACCGTACCATTTGGTTGTATAATGATAATTCAATGGATAATTTGACAGAAGGAACAGGAAAAAAGACACTAAAATACAAATGCCATCTTTCCCAAATCAATCATGCAAAATTGAAATTGCAGGTTTCTGTGCGTGATGAAGAGAATCAGATTTTAGCCTTTGCAGATTCTAAGAATACTCCGGTCCTTATTATCAGCCGACGGGATATTGAAGATGGCGATACCTCTGCAAAAGACTCAGCAACGGGATTGATTCAGCGTAATGGGGTCTGGGAGATCTCTCAATAA